From the genome of Vicinamibacterales bacterium:
GCGTCCGGGACGGTGCCGCCGCCGCGGCCGAGAGCAGCAGCGCCGCGACACAGATTCTGACTCGTAACATCGGCGAGCTCCTGGTGAGCCCCGAGTATAGGCCCAGAGCCGGCTCGCCGAATACAGCCAACGGCTCGCGCCGCCGGAGCGACGGCCGTGGGCCGTCTCAGCCATCGCCGCTGTTGATCAATACTCGGACCCGGAGGATCCCGGATGAGAAGGGTTGCATTCATCTGTGCAGCGGCCGTGCTGTCGGTGTGCGCCGTGCTGCCGGTGACGGCGCAGCGTGCGGCGATGACCAACGCCGACTACGCCCGCGCCGAGAAGTTCATGGGCTACAACGTCACCCCGCTGGTCTACCGGTCGGGCGTGCGCGGCAACTGGTTGCCCGACGATCGCGTGTGGTACCGCGTCACGACGGCCACCGGAAGCGTCGCCACCCTGGTCGATCCGGTGACCGGCACGAAGACGGTGTGCGACCTTCCGGCCTGCGCGGCCGGCGCCGGCGGCCGCGGCGGTCAGGGCGGCCGCGGCGGTCAGGGCGGCGGACGCGGCGCCGCGCGCACCGACGTGCCGTCGCCCGACGGGAAGCGCACCGCGTTCATCCGGGACTGGAACCTGTGGGTGCGCGACGTCGCCACCGGCAGAGAAACGCCGCTCACCACCGACGGCGTCAAGGACTTCGGCTACGCGACCGACAACGCCGGGTGGGCGAAGAGCGACCGCGCGATCCTGCTGTGGTCCCCCGACTCGAGGAAGATTGCGACCTTTCAGCAGGACCAGCGCAAGGTCGGCGAGATGTATCTCGTCAGCACCGAGGCCGGCCATCCGCGGCTCGAGGCGTGGAAGTATCCGCTGCCCGGCGACGAGCACGTCGCCTTGATCCACCGGGTCGTCATCGACGTCGACACCGGCAGGATCACGCGGTTGAAGAAGGGCCCCGATCAGCACCGCTCGACGCTGTGCGACAACATCGCCTGCCGCGGCGGCGACTGGGCCGACGTCTACTGGAGCCCCGACTCGCGGAAACTGGCGTTCGTCTCGACGTCTCGCGATCATCGGCAGGAGCAGCTGCGCGAAGCGGACGTCGCCAGCGGCGAAGTCAGCGACATCCTCGCCGAGGAGGTGCCCACCTTCTTCGAGTCCGGCAACGGCGCGGTGAACTGGCGCTACCTCCCGGCGTCCAACGAGATCATCTGGTTCTCCGAGAAGACGAACTGGGGCCAGCTGTACCTGCACGACATGCGCGGCCGGTTGAAGAACGCGATCACGACCGGCGAAGGAAACGTCACGCAGGTGCTCAGGGTCGACGAAAAGAGCCGCACCATTCATTTCCTCGCCGTCGGACGCGAGCAGGGGCGCGACCCCTACTTCGTGCACCTCTATCGCGTCGGTTTCGACGGCACGAACCTGCAGCTGCTCACGCCGGAAGACGCGACGCACGACGTTTCGCTGTCACCGTCCGGGAAGTACTTCACCGACAGCTACTCGCGCCCCGACGTGCCGCCGGTCGCCGTGCTGCGCGATGCGGTCACCGGCAAGCTGATCGCCGAGCTGGAGACCGCGGACATCTCCAGGCTCACCGCCGCCGGATGGAAGCCGCCCACGCCGATCACCGTCAAGGCGCGCGACGGCCGCACCGATTTGTACGGGTTGATGTACACGCCGGCGAATCTGGATCCCGCGAAGAAGTATCCGATCGTCAATCACATCTATCCCGGGCCGCAGACCGGCAGCGTCGGCGGCCGCAGTTTCAATCCGGCGCGCAGCGACAACCACGCCCTCGCCGAGCTCGGGTTCGTCGTCGTCGAGATCGACGGCATGGGAACGCCGTGGCGATCGAAGAAATTCCACGAGGCCTATTACGGCAACATGGGAGACAACACGCTGCCCGACCAGATCGCCGGCATGAAGCAGCTGGCCGAGAAGTATCCGTACATCGATCTCGATCGCGCCGGCATCTGGGGGCACTCCGGCGGCGGCTATGCGGCGGCGGCGGCGATGTTCCGCCACCCCGACTTCTTCAAGGTCGGCATCGCCGAGTCCGGCAATCACGACAACCGCGCCTACGAGGACGACTGGGCGGAGAAGTGGATGCCGCTGCTCACCGACGCATCGAAGGCGGCCTACGAGGACCAGGCCAACCAGACGCACGCGAAGAACCTGAAGGGCAAGCTGCTGCTCGCCCACGGCATGATGGACAACAACGTGCCGCCCTACAACACGCTGCTGGTCGTGGACGCGCTGGTGAAGGCGAACAAGGACTTCGATCTGATCATGTTCCCGCAGGCGCGGCACGGCTTCGGCGACGCGTCGAACTACATGACGCGCCGCCGCTGGGACTATTTCGTCACGCACCTGCTCCACATGGATCCGCCGAAGGAATACCAGCTCCAGAGCGCCGGACGCGGAGGATCTCAGGACTGATCGCAGCCGGGGATGTGGGAGTGAAGCCCCTGAGGCTACCGCGTGCCGAACGCAGACGCGGGCACGCGCTGCGACGGACCGTGGAAGATCGCGTTGAACAGGAGCTTGAACGTCCCGCGCGGCTGGGTGCGGAAATCGATCTGGCTGCCGAGCGTGACGACGTAGCCGCTGCCGACGCGGAAGGCGACGGCGTTCGCCTGATCGCGGAGGAACTCTTCGCCGAGGAGCCATCCGCTCTGCAGGATCGGTCCCTTCGCCGGATACCGTGAGACGACTTCGCTCTGGATGGCGAACCCCGGCTTCAGCCGGTAGGCCTGATCCCCTTCGAAGAAGACCGGCCACGCGTCCGGCATGCCGAACGCAACCGGATGGGCGACGTTGAACTCGTTCTGCAGCAGCGATCCGGGACAGAAGAAGGCCAGCGGCGCGTTTGCCTGGCCGCGGCGCTGACGGGCGTCGGGCAACGCCGCTTCGATCGGCAGATCGAGCAGCGCCCGCGCGGTCTCGACCGCGGACCCGATCGCGACGAGCGTCCCGCCGCCGCGGACCCAGTCGCCGAGCTTCTTCCAGCCTGCGTCGCCGACGCCGTAGGCCCACGCCCATTCCTTGCCGTTGCGCTCGGCATTCAGGCCGCTGACGATCGTCGCGCGGCTCGTTCCGTCAGGCAGCACGATCGCGTCGTACTGCGAGGCCAGATCCTGCTCGAAGTCCTGCGCGGCAATCGCCTTGTGGTTGAAGCCGTACTGCTCGAACAGCCACTTCAGCCAACCCGCCGGCATGTTGTTGGCGCCGCGCCACAGGCCGATGCGGGTGTGCGGCTTCAACCGGTACAACTCGCCGCCCATCCGATCCGCGCCCTCGACGATCAAGCCGGTATCCTGCGCCAGCCCGGTGAGGATTCTGGTCGACTCGGCAGCAACCGGCACCACCCACGTCCCGGGCGTGACGGTCGTGCCGCCCGCCACCCGGAACACCGGAACGTTCGCTGCCTGCAGCCGCGCGACAGCCATGAACGCGGCGTTCTGCGCCGGCGGCATGATGTAGGCGCTCCGGGCCTGCGCCGGCAGCGGCGTCACGACCGGGCGCGGCGCCTTCACCGGCTCCAATGCGGCGTCGAATGGCTGATCGATCTGATCGACGTCGACGCCCATCAGCATGCCGAGCGTGTGTCCGGTCACGTCGTACGGCGGCTTGGGCGGACCGCCCGGGTAGAGACGCAAATCCGGATACTTCTGCCGCTCCAGCATCGTCTTCGCGAACGCGCCGTACGGCTGCGCGGTCCTGATCACCCATGAGCCGGCGCCGTAGTCCTTTCCGCCTGCCTTGAACGGGGCCTGCGCCTGGTGGATCTCCACCTCGGCGATGCGGAGGATGTCGAGCAGCTCGAACGTCTCGAACGGATCGCGCTGGGCGGCGGGCACGACGAAGGCGTAGGGTGCCTCCGTCCGGTTCACCCAGTCGGCGTGCACCTTGTAGAAGTTCTCGAGCCACGTCGTGCGGTACTTCGCCACGTGCGCCATGCCGGCGAACGCGACGGTGTTGCCGTAGTCGACGATGTCGCGCAGCCGCCAGTCGCTGCGGCGGTAGGGAAGCGGGAAGTTCCAGCGCGTCTCCTGCGGCCCCATCGGCGCGCCGTTCTGGTTGACGAGCGGATCGGCGAGATTGACGCTGGCGATCTCGGTGAGGATGCGCGGCTGGCCGTGGTAGACCATGTACTGCCGCGCCGGCGCCCACAGGTCGTAGCGCGACAGCCACTCGACGCCCCCCTTGCCTTCCGAGACCAGCGCGGACGCCATCGCCTGCCCCACGGTGCTGATCCCGGCGCGCAGGATCGCGTGCACGTTGGGATCGTAGGGATCGTCGAACGGCGGCACGAAGATTCGCGCGCCGCCCGATCCCATCTGGTGCATGTCGTGGGTGATGATCGGCTTGTAGCGGTTCTGGATCTGCACCGCCAGGCGCGTCTCTTTCTGCGTGAACATGAACCAGTCGCGGTTGTCGTCGTGCCCGACATACTTGTGGTACAGGTCCGGATACGTCCGGTTGAACGGCGTGCCGCGGGTCTTGTACCAGTGATCCACCACGAGATACTGGCCGTCGGGATTCTGAGACGGCACGAGCAGGACGACGACGTTGTCGAGAATCTGGCGCACGTCGGCGCCGTTGTCGGTCGCCAGCCGGTGCGCGATCTCGATCAGCGACTGCGTGTTGCCCACTTCGGTCGAGTGGATCGTGCCGTAGACGAAGTAGAACGCCCGCCCTTCCTGCGCCAGCTTCCGCGCCTCGGCCCCGCTGAGCCCGCGCGGATCGGCGAGCCGCCGGTTGATCTCGACCAGCCGGTTCAGCTTCGCCAGGTTCTCCGGCGCGCTGATCGTCGCCAGCACGTACGGATTACCCATCGTCGTCTTGCCGATCTCCTCGAACCTGACGCGATTGGTCGTCTTCGCCAGGTGCTGGAGGTACTCGACGATCTTCGGATACCGCGCCAGCTCGCCGTCGGCGCCGATCTTGATCCCGAAGTACGGGTCAGGCGCGATCGGACCCGCGGCCTGGAGCGTGAGCGCGACGACAGCGGCAACCAGCATGCTCTTCATACTGTCCCTTTCGCTACCTGCGGAAACGGCCCGACGGTCCACGCTCCGGCCGAAGATCACGGCGATGACGGGATTCCTTCGGTGACCTTTGTGGTCTTTGCGCCGGAGCTCGAGCCGTGCCGTCTCAGCGACTGCCGCGCTCGACGGGTCCGCCGGAGCCGCCGCCCCGTTGCGCGGGACGGGCGCCGATCCCGTATTTCTCGACGCGGCGGGTCTTCATGTTGTAGACGTCGCCGGCCGAGAGCACGAAGTACGGCTTCTCCCACGGCTGATACAGCCGCGTGTTGTCGTGCACGGCGACTTTCCAGGCGCCGATCACCTCGAAGCGATCCTGAGTGACGACAATCGCGGTGGCTTCCGACAGGCCGATGCCGAGCAGCCGGGGGAACTTCTGAATCACGGGGATCAGATGGTCCCAGCGGTTCCGCGTGTTGATGTGCTGATCGATGGCGGTGTTGCGCAGGAACTTGAACGCCGATTGATGCCCCGGCTCCGCCGTCATCATCACGTCCGGCCCCGAGGTGTCGCCGCGGACGAGATACTCGCCCTGGATCGTGGCGCCCGCCGAGCTGCCGCCGATCACGCCGCCGCGCTCGAGCAGCTTGTGAAACTCCCGATACGTCAGGGTGTTCGCGTACGAGTCGACGATGTTCCACTGGCGCCCGCCGTTGAACCAGACCGCGTCGGCGTCGCGCAGCGCCGCGGCGAACGCCTCCGTGTCGGCGACCCTGGGATCGTGGGTGTGCAGCATCCGCACGTGCTTCAGCCCGAGCCGGACCCACGGCGCGATGATCCGCTGCTCGTCGTAGGCGATCGGCTCCCCCTGGCCGTTGCGGTTGCCGCCGGCGGTCGGGACGATGACGAACGTCTTGTCCGGTCCGCCGGCCAGCTCGATGAACTTCTCGCTGATGCCCGAGCCGTTCAGGTTTCCGCCGCCGACGATGACCAGCGTGCCTTTCGCGGGCCCGTATTCCGGTGCTTCGGATCCCGCCTGCCGCGCCTGCGGCATCGCGGCGGACGCCAGCAGGGCGAACAGAACGGCGACACGAGCGGCGAGCGGGGCGGTGGCGCGCACGTCAGCGGCGCGACGACGGCGGGACGATGCCGTTGATGCGGAAATAGGTCACGAGGTTGCCGTAGTGCTCGTTGACGTGGCCGAGCTCGGCGACCAGGACGCCGGCGCGCGGCGCCTGGCCTTCGCCGAACGGCTGCTGCACCATCTGCCCGGCGCTCGCGTCGGTCAGCGCCGAGAACGCGGCGTCACAGTAGGCGATCGACTCGGACGTGGCCTTGATGATCGCCGCGCGCGTCTTCGCCGCCTTCTCGAAATGGTCTTCGGCGAACGGCGTCTTCTCCCCTTTGGCGGCGGCGCAGAACACGTAGTTGGCGCCGGCGAGGTGCGCCAGGATCTCGCCGAAATTGCGGACGCCGTCCACCGGACGGTAGTCGTAGCCGCTCTCCGGCATCATCTCCGAGGACTGCTGCAGGTTGCGCTTGGCGCCGTTCCACTGGCTTCGAATGCCGTCGCTGATCGGGTTGGCCGATTGCGCGGCGGGAATCGCCGCCGCGATCGCGCAGGCGATCGCCGTACTCACGATGGTTCGCATCATCTTCTCCTCGCGCCGGCGGTGTATTTCCAGTTCCGGCTCTTCCCTTCCGACATCCATTCCACCGCGGTGGCCAGCCGCCGGGCGCGCGTCTCGCCGGTCTTCGCCTCGGTGATCCACTCGATGTATTCGCGCCTGCACGACGGACTGAACGCCTGATAGTGCCGCAGCGCCTGCTTGTTCTTCCTGATCGCGGCGAGCACGTAGGCCGGCGCTCTCGGCGGCGGCTTCGGCGCCCTGGTCTGCCGCGGCGCCTTCACGCCGGCGTCGGCCAGCGCCGCGGCCTCCTTCACCATCCGCACCAGGGCCGTCTCGCCGGGCAGATCGGCGACGGACTCGAACCGCCCGAACCGCCCCTTCGCCTGGCCTTCCTTCCCCTCCGGCACGCTCTTCATCAGCGCGCCTTTCCAGAACCCGAAGACGCAATGCGCCTTGAACGCCGCCATGCCGGCGAGGGGCCCCTTGTAGTCGAACGCCGGCACGCTCCACTTGATCGTCTCGGCCACGCCCGGGCAGCCGGCGTGAACGGCGGCGCGGATGCGCCGGAGGATGGGCTGCGCAAAAGGCCGAGCCTTCGCGATGTATGCGTCGACGCGCGGATCCGTGGGCATGACGATACCGGGGGGCATATTATCGCGTAAACTTCTCCGTCCCGCCTTCCGTCCAACTCCCCATGCGCAGCCTCAAGTACGCGTTCCGCACCCTGTTCAAGACGCCGTTCGTGACGATTGTCGCGATTGTCTCGCTGGCGCTCGGCATCGGGGCGAACGCCGCGATCTTCTCGACCTTCAACCAGATGCTGCTCGAGGCGCTTCCCGTGCCGCAGCCGGGCGAGCTGGTCAACCTGTCCGCGCCCGGCCCGAAGCCCGGCTCGCAGTCGTGCGGCCAGGCCGGAGACTGCGACGTCGTGTTCAGCTACGCGATGTTCCGCGATCTCCAGAAGGTGCAGACCTCCTTCACCGGCATCGCCGCGCACCTCCTCTTCGGCGCCAGCCTCGCCTTCGACGGGCAGACGATGAATGCCGAAGGGCTGATGGTGTCGGGCAACTATTTCCAGGTTCTGCAGGTGCAGCCGGCGCTCGGGCGCCTGTTCGATTCGAACGACGATCGCCTCGTCGGCGAGGCGCCGGTCGCGGTCCTCAGCTACGGCTTCTGGTCGTCGAGGTTCGGCGCGGATCCGGGCATCCTGAACCGCACCCTCATCGTCAACGGCCAGACGCTCACCATCGTCGGCGTCGCCGCCCGCGGCTTCGAGGGGACGACGCTCGGCTCGCGGCCCAGCGTGTTCGTGCCGATCACGCTCCGCGGCGGGATGAATCGCGGCTGGCGGCAATGGGCCAACCGTCAGAGCTACTCGTTCTATCTGTTCGCGCGTCTGCGTCCCGGCGTGACGATCGAGGCCGCGCGGGAGGCGTTGAACGCGCAATACCGCGCCATCATCAACGACGTCGAGGTGCCGCTGCAGCGCGGGATGAGCGACGCCACGATGGCGCGCTTCAAGGTCAAGCCGGTCCTGCTCGAGCCCGGCGGCCTCGGGCAGAGCTCGGCGCGCGGCGTGGCGACGCGGCCGCTCTACATGCTGCTCGGCGTCACCGGCTTCGTGCTCCTGATCGCCTGCGCCAACATCGCCAACCTCCTGCTGGCGCGATCGGCGGCGCGCGCCACCGAGATGGCGGTGCGGCTGTCGATCGGCGCCAGCCGGTCGCGCCTGATGGGCCAGCTCCTCACCGAATCGCTGCTGCTCGCCGTTCTCGGCGGGGTGGCCGGACTCGCGGTCGCCAAGGGGACGCTCGCCCTGATCCTGTCGCTGATGCCGGCGGAAGCGGCGCAGACGATGGCGTTTTCGCTGAGTCCGCGCGCGCTGCTCTTCGCCGCGGTGGTGACGATCGGCACCGGCGTCCTGTTCGGCCTGTTCCCGGCGCTGCACAGCACGCGGCCGGATCTGGTGTCGACGCTGAAGGCGCAGGCCGGACAGCCGTCCGGGGCGAAGGGGGCCGCGCGCTTCCGGCTGGTGCTGGCGACCACGCAGA
Proteins encoded in this window:
- a CDS encoding DPP IV N-terminal domain-containing protein, with protein sequence MRRVAFICAAAVLSVCAVLPVTAQRAAMTNADYARAEKFMGYNVTPLVYRSGVRGNWLPDDRVWYRVTTATGSVATLVDPVTGTKTVCDLPACAAGAGGRGGQGGRGGQGGGRGAARTDVPSPDGKRTAFIRDWNLWVRDVATGRETPLTTDGVKDFGYATDNAGWAKSDRAILLWSPDSRKIATFQQDQRKVGEMYLVSTEAGHPRLEAWKYPLPGDEHVALIHRVVIDVDTGRITRLKKGPDQHRSTLCDNIACRGGDWADVYWSPDSRKLAFVSTSRDHRQEQLREADVASGEVSDILAEEVPTFFESGNGAVNWRYLPASNEIIWFSEKTNWGQLYLHDMRGRLKNAITTGEGNVTQVLRVDEKSRTIHFLAVGREQGRDPYFVHLYRVGFDGTNLQLLTPEDATHDVSLSPSGKYFTDSYSRPDVPPVAVLRDAVTGKLIAELETADISRLTAAGWKPPTPITVKARDGRTDLYGLMYTPANLDPAKKYPIVNHIYPGPQTGSVGGRSFNPARSDNHALAELGFVVVEIDGMGTPWRSKKFHEAYYGNMGDNTLPDQIAGMKQLAEKYPYIDLDRAGIWGHSGGGYAAAAAMFRHPDFFKVGIAESGNHDNRAYEDDWAEKWMPLLTDASKAAYEDQANQTHAKNLKGKLLLAHGMMDNNVPPYNTLLVVDALVKANKDFDLIMFPQARHGFGDASNYMTRRRWDYFVTHLLHMDPPKEYQLQSAGRGGSQD
- a CDS encoding M14 metallopeptidase family protein; translation: MKSMLVAAVVALTLQAAGPIAPDPYFGIKIGADGELARYPKIVEYLQHLAKTTNRVRFEEIGKTTMGNPYVLATISAPENLAKLNRLVEINRRLADPRGLSGAEARKLAQEGRAFYFVYGTIHSTEVGNTQSLIEIAHRLATDNGADVRQILDNVVVLLVPSQNPDGQYLVVDHWYKTRGTPFNRTYPDLYHKYVGHDDNRDWFMFTQKETRLAVQIQNRYKPIITHDMHQMGSGGARIFVPPFDDPYDPNVHAILRAGISTVGQAMASALVSEGKGGVEWLSRYDLWAPARQYMVYHGQPRILTEIASVNLADPLVNQNGAPMGPQETRWNFPLPYRRSDWRLRDIVDYGNTVAFAGMAHVAKYRTTWLENFYKVHADWVNRTEAPYAFVVPAAQRDPFETFELLDILRIAEVEIHQAQAPFKAGGKDYGAGSWVIRTAQPYGAFAKTMLERQKYPDLRLYPGGPPKPPYDVTGHTLGMLMGVDVDQIDQPFDAALEPVKAPRPVVTPLPAQARSAYIMPPAQNAAFMAVARLQAANVPVFRVAGGTTVTPGTWVVPVAAESTRILTGLAQDTGLIVEGADRMGGELYRLKPHTRIGLWRGANNMPAGWLKWLFEQYGFNHKAIAAQDFEQDLASQYDAIVLPDGTSRATIVSGLNAERNGKEWAWAYGVGDAGWKKLGDWVRGGGTLVAIGSAVETARALLDLPIEAALPDARQRRGQANAPLAFFCPGSLLQNEFNVAHPVAFGMPDAWPVFFEGDQAYRLKPGFAIQSEVVSRYPAKGPILQSGWLLGEEFLRDQANAVAFRVGSGYVVTLGSQIDFRTQPRGTFKLLFNAIFHGPSQRVPASAFGTR
- a CDS encoding cyanophycinase; translated protein: MRATAPLAARVAVLFALLASAAMPQARQAGSEAPEYGPAKGTLVIVGGGNLNGSGISEKFIELAGGPDKTFVIVPTAGGNRNGQGEPIAYDEQRIIAPWVRLGLKHVRMLHTHDPRVADTEAFAAALRDADAVWFNGGRQWNIVDSYANTLTYREFHKLLERGGVIGGSSAGATIQGEYLVRGDTSGPDVMMTAEPGHQSAFKFLRNTAIDQHINTRNRWDHLIPVIQKFPRLLGIGLSEATAIVVTQDRFEVIGAWKVAVHDNTRLYQPWEKPYFVLSAGDVYNMKTRRVEKYGIGARPAQRGGGSGGPVERGSR
- a CDS encoding DinB family protein — protein: MRTIVSTAIACAIAAAIPAAQSANPISDGIRSQWNGAKRNLQQSSEMMPESGYDYRPVDGVRNFGEILAHLAGANYVFCAAAKGEKTPFAEDHFEKAAKTRAAIIKATSESIAYCDAAFSALTDASAGQMVQQPFGEGQAPRAGVLVAELGHVNEHYGNLVTYFRINGIVPPSSRR
- a CDS encoding YdeI/OmpD-associated family protein, whose translation is MPTDPRVDAYIAKARPFAQPILRRIRAAVHAGCPGVAETIKWSVPAFDYKGPLAGMAAFKAHCVFGFWKGALMKSVPEGKEGQAKGRFGRFESVADLPGETALVRMVKEAAALADAGVKAPRQTRAPKPPPRAPAYVLAAIRKNKQALRHYQAFSPSCRREYIEWITEAKTGETRARRLATAVEWMSEGKSRNWKYTAGARRR
- a CDS encoding ABC transporter permease; the encoded protein is MRSLKYAFRTLFKTPFVTIVAIVSLALGIGANAAIFSTFNQMLLEALPVPQPGELVNLSAPGPKPGSQSCGQAGDCDVVFSYAMFRDLQKVQTSFTGIAAHLLFGASLAFDGQTMNAEGLMVSGNYFQVLQVQPALGRLFDSNDDRLVGEAPVAVLSYGFWSSRFGADPGILNRTLIVNGQTLTIVGVAARGFEGTTLGSRPSVFVPITLRGGMNRGWRQWANRQSYSFYLFARLRPGVTIEAAREALNAQYRAIINDVEVPLQRGMSDATMARFKVKPVLLEPGGLGQSSARGVATRPLYMLLGVTGFVLLIACANIANLLLARSAARATEMAVRLSIGASRSRLMGQLLTESLLLAVLGGVAGLAVAKGTLALILSLMPAEAAQTMAFSLSPRALLFAAVVTIGTGVLFGLFPALHSTRPDLVSTLKAQAGQPSGAKGAARFRLVLATTQIALSMLLLAASGLFIKSLLKVSRVDLGIKVDNVITFRLSPQRSGYTGPRTRSLYERLEEQLRGAPGVTGVAVSMVPALGGSSWGSDVAVQGFQAGPDTDSNSRYNEVSPGYFSVMGVPLMSGREFTAADVEGAQNVAVVNEEFVKKFNLGRDAVGKLIGSGSGYRSKLDTVIVGVAQNAKYSEVKRPVPPLFFRPYRQDADLASVSFYVRTAGDPAQSASTITATVKQLDPNLPIENLKTLTRQVRDNTFLDRMMTTLSSLFAGLATLLAAVGLYGVLAYTVAQRTREIGLRMALGAAPGRVRGMVLRQVAWMTLIGGAVGLAGAVALGRQAGSLLFEMQGTDPLVLVLSGVSLAAVALMAGLIPAHRASQVDPMHALREQ